A genomic region of Sideroxydans sp. CL21 contains the following coding sequences:
- the mltF gene encoding membrane-bound lytic murein transglycosylase MltF, with translation MRSLLPLQLAVVLALCAWLWMKTTAIDPLPDWHQGELVVIVPPAEMEAENAFETELAEQFAQQLQVKLKIVPLPVGQALPALTAHKAHLATGVRNTSDYAVRFGKAYQSLEELLICHGKTPDDLDDLEGRELAVAAGSPQEAALREVRHEHDKLGWRSQRNTSSAELLEEVAYGKLDCTVANEEQLATARNYYPELGVALDIDSPSDMSWAFAVDGDPKLFDEAQQFFARIKQDGSLRQLIDRYYGHNDRLDAMDAEAFIAQTRTLLPHFKHWFQEAADLTGIDWQLLAALSYQESHWNPNATSYTNVRGMMMLTDETADRMNVENRLDAHSSILAGARYLQLLKEQLPLRISEEDRLWMALAAYNQGMGHLEDARVLASQSGLNPDVWADVKRMMPLLSRPSFYNNAKHGKARGGEAVILVETVRLYQDMLKRLDAQENLYQLPPTLKNSFVGSLIN, from the coding sequence ATGCGCAGCTTGCTCCCTCTACAACTCGCGGTCGTCCTTGCGCTGTGCGCATGGCTCTGGATGAAGACCACCGCCATCGATCCCTTGCCAGACTGGCATCAGGGCGAACTGGTGGTCATCGTTCCGCCTGCAGAAATGGAAGCAGAAAACGCTTTTGAAACCGAACTCGCCGAACAGTTTGCCCAACAGTTGCAGGTAAAACTGAAGATTGTTCCGCTTCCGGTCGGCCAGGCCCTTCCTGCATTGACCGCGCACAAGGCCCATCTGGCAACCGGCGTCCGCAACACAAGCGATTACGCGGTGCGCTTCGGCAAGGCTTATCAATCGCTTGAAGAACTGCTGATCTGTCACGGCAAGACGCCGGATGATCTGGACGACCTTGAAGGCCGTGAACTCGCCGTCGCCGCCGGATCGCCGCAAGAGGCGGCTTTGCGCGAAGTGCGTCACGAGCATGACAAGCTGGGCTGGAGATCGCAGCGCAATACCTCGTCCGCCGAACTGCTGGAAGAAGTCGCCTACGGAAAACTGGACTGCACGGTTGCTAACGAGGAGCAGCTCGCAACCGCACGAAATTACTACCCGGAACTGGGGGTCGCCCTGGATATCGATTCGCCTTCAGATATGTCCTGGGCTTTTGCCGTCGATGGCGATCCAAAACTGTTTGACGAAGCGCAGCAATTCTTCGCCCGCATCAAACAGGACGGTTCCTTGCGCCAACTGATCGACCGCTATTACGGCCACAATGACCGTCTCGATGCGATGGATGCCGAAGCCTTCATCGCCCAGACGCGTACCCTGCTGCCGCATTTCAAGCACTGGTTCCAGGAAGCCGCCGATCTCACCGGCATCGATTGGCAATTGCTTGCCGCGCTTTCATACCAGGAATCGCACTGGAATCCCAATGCCACCTCATACACCAATGTGCGCGGCATGATGATGCTGACCGACGAGACTGCAGACCGCATGAATGTGGAGAACCGCCTGGACGCGCATTCCAGCATCCTTGCCGGTGCCCGTTACCTGCAATTGCTCAAGGAACAGCTGCCGCTGCGCATCAGCGAAGAAGATCGGCTGTGGATGGCGCTCGCTGCCTACAATCAGGGCATGGGGCATCTGGAGGATGCACGCGTCCTGGCAAGCCAGTCCGGATTGAACCCGGACGTGTGGGCCGACGTAAAACGCATGATGCCTTTGCTGTCGCGCCCTTCGTTTTACAACAATGCCAAGCACGGCAAGGCGCGCGGCGGTGAAGCAGTGATCCTCGTCGAGACCGTGCGCTTATACCAGGACATGCTGAAACGCCTTGATGCCCAGGAAAATCTGTATCAATTGCCGCCAACTCTGAAAAACAGTTTCGTGGGCAGTCTCATCAATTAG
- the serS gene encoding serine--tRNA ligase has translation MLDIQALRNDLAAVAARLATRGYTLDTAKFEQLEAERKTIQTRTQELQAKRNASSKLIGQAKAKGEDTTAIMAEVGALGDELKQLEAKLPQLLQEMDAFLAVIPNTPHATVPVGKSEADNVEVRKVGEVPKFAFEVKDHVSIGEGLGGLDFETATKIAGARFSLLKGPLARLHRALAQFMLDTHTEKHGYTETYVPYLVNADSMRGTGQLPKFEEDLFCTFKNIDESNTEAFKEFCASFYDSVTNITQAARSNESEIAILGVLENYLQQNKGYYLIPTAEVPVTNMVRDTITPLEKLPLKYVAHTPCFRSEAGSYGRDTRGMIRQHQFDKVELVQIVHPEKSYEMLEELLGHAETILKKLGLPYRVVKLCTGDIGFSAATTYDIEVWLPAQNTYREISSCSNFEAFQARRMQARFRNAQGKPELVHTINGSGLAVGRTLVAVLENNQQADGSVKVPEVLRPYMGGIESIRAS, from the coding sequence ATGTTAGACATACAAGCATTACGCAACGACCTGGCCGCCGTGGCGGCACGTTTGGCGACACGCGGTTACACGCTGGATACGGCGAAGTTCGAGCAACTGGAAGCGGAGCGCAAGACCATCCAGACCCGCACACAAGAGCTGCAAGCCAAACGCAACGCTTCATCCAAACTGATCGGACAAGCCAAGGCCAAAGGTGAAGACACCACAGCAATCATGGCGGAGGTCGGTGCATTGGGCGACGAGCTGAAACAGCTCGAAGCGAAGCTGCCTCAACTGTTGCAGGAGATGGATGCGTTCCTGGCGGTCATTCCGAACACGCCGCACGCGACGGTGCCGGTGGGCAAGTCGGAAGCCGACAACGTCGAGGTGCGCAAGGTCGGCGAGGTCCCGAAGTTCGCCTTCGAGGTGAAGGATCACGTCAGCATCGGTGAGGGGCTGGGCGGACTGGATTTCGAGACGGCGACGAAAATCGCCGGTGCGCGCTTCTCGCTGCTGAAAGGTCCGCTGGCCAGGCTACACCGCGCACTCGCCCAGTTCATGCTGGACACGCACACCGAGAAACATGGCTACACCGAGACCTATGTGCCTTACTTAGTGAATGCGGATTCGATGCGCGGTACCGGCCAGTTGCCGAAGTTTGAAGAAGACCTGTTTTGTACCTTTAAAAATATCGACGAAAGTAACACGGAGGCTTTCAAAGAGTTCTGTGCATCGTTTTATGATTCGGTAACTAATATTACGCAAGCGGCGCGCTCTAACGAGAGCGAAATAGCTATATTGGGAGTGCTTGAGAATTATTTACAACAAAACAAAGGCTATTACCTAATCCCCACCGCCGAAGTTCCCGTGACCAACATGGTGCGTGACACGATCACGCCGCTGGAAAAATTGCCGCTGAAATACGTGGCGCACACGCCGTGCTTCCGCAGCGAGGCGGGTTCCTACGGCCGCGACACGCGAGGAATGATCCGCCAGCACCAGTTCGACAAGGTGGAGTTGGTGCAGATCGTGCATCCGGAAAAATCCTACGAGATGCTGGAAGAATTGCTCGGCCATGCCGAAACGATCTTGAAGAAACTCGGCCTGCCGTATCGCGTAGTCAAACTGTGTACCGGCGACATTGGTTTCTCTGCCGCGACGACCTACGACATCGAAGTATGGTTGCCGGCACAGAACACTTACCGCGAGATTTCTTCCTGCTCCAACTTCGAAGCTTTCCAGGCGCGGCGCATGCAGGCACGCTTCCGCAACGCTCAAGGCAAGCCGGAGCTGGTGCATACCATCAACGGTTCCGGCCTCGCCGTGGGACGCACATTGGTGGCAGTGCTGGAAAACAATCAACAAGCAGATGGAAGCGTGAAAGTCCCTGAAGTATTACGCCCCTATATGGGCGGGATTGAAAGCATTCGGGCAAGTTGA
- a CDS encoding replication-associated recombination protein A gives MSGADLFAPNQPAAPLAERLRPKHINEVIGQTHLLGEGKPLRLAFQSGKLHSMILWGPPGVGKTTLARLMASAFDAEFVPLSAVLSGVKDIREAIAQAEQTLQQSGRHTILFVDEVHRFNKSQQDAFLPFVEQGLVTFIGATTENPSFELNNALLSRAQVYVLQSLSEAEMAQLFERARQTALPDITFDAAARERVIGYADGDARRLLNVLEQLQTAAAAAKLKNIDVAFLDNTLAQKLRRFDKGGEAFYDQISALHKSVRGSNPDAALYWLVRMLDGGADPRYLARRIVRMAWEDIGLADPRAIQLCNDAAATYERLGSPEGELALAQAVLYLAVAAKSNAGYVAYNAARAFVSQDGSREVPLHLRNAPTKLMKQLDYGKDYRYAHNEEGGYAAGENYFPDGMPEVSFYEPTERGLEAKISEKLAHLRELDAKAKKM, from the coding sequence ATGAGCGGCGCGGATCTGTTCGCCCCCAACCAGCCCGCCGCGCCCCTGGCCGAACGGCTGCGGCCCAAACACATCAACGAAGTCATAGGCCAAACGCATCTGTTGGGTGAGGGCAAACCGTTGCGCCTCGCATTCCAGTCGGGCAAGTTGCATTCCATGATCCTGTGGGGACCGCCGGGCGTGGGCAAGACCACGCTGGCCAGATTGATGGCATCGGCTTTCGATGCCGAGTTCGTGCCGTTGTCGGCGGTGCTGTCGGGGGTGAAGGACATCCGCGAAGCCATCGCGCAGGCCGAGCAGACTTTGCAGCAGAGTGGCCGCCACACCATCCTGTTCGTGGACGAAGTCCACCGTTTCAACAAGTCGCAACAGGACGCCTTCCTGCCGTTCGTCGAACAGGGATTGGTCACCTTCATCGGCGCGACCACCGAGAACCCCTCGTTCGAATTGAACAACGCTTTGCTGTCGCGGGCGCAGGTATATGTGCTGCAATCCCTGTCAGAAGCCGAGATGGCGCAATTGTTCGAGCGGGCGCGGCAAACGGCGTTGCCGGACATCACATTCGATGCGGCGGCGCGGGAGCGCGTTATCGGCTATGCGGATGGCGATGCGCGGCGGCTGCTCAATGTGCTGGAGCAGTTGCAGACTGCGGCGGCTGCGGCCAAATTGAAGAACATCGACGTCGCCTTCCTCGACAACACACTGGCGCAAAAACTGCGCCGCTTCGACAAGGGCGGCGAAGCCTTCTATGACCAGATCTCCGCGCTGCACAAATCGGTGCGCGGTTCCAACCCCGATGCTGCCCTGTACTGGCTGGTGCGCATGCTGGACGGCGGTGCCGACCCGCGCTACCTGGCGCGGCGTATCGTGCGTATGGCATGGGAAGATATCGGCCTGGCCGATCCGCGTGCCATCCAGCTGTGCAACGATGCCGCGGCTACCTACGAACGTCTTGGCTCTCCGGAAGGCGAACTGGCACTGGCGCAAGCCGTGCTGTATCTCGCGGTCGCCGCCAAGTCGAACGCCGGATACGTCGCGTATAATGCCGCCCGCGCCTTTGTCAGTCAGGACGGCTCGCGCGAAGTGCCGTTGCACTTGCGCAACGCGCCGACCAAATTGATGAAGCAACTGGATTACGGCAAGGACTACCGTTACGCACATAACGAAGAGGGCGGTTATGCGGCGGGCGAGAATTACTTCCCCGACGGTATGCCGGAAGTAAGTTTTTACGAACCCACCGAGCGCGGGCTGGAAGCAAAGATTTCGGAGAAGCTGGCGCATCTGCGCGAGCTGGATGCAAAAGCAAAGAAAATGTAG
- the lolA gene encoding outer membrane lipoprotein chaperone LolA yields MLEKSLITLLLLASTTAHASAIQKLHTFVVSTHSAQADFTQEVLDKNGKRIQSASGTMQFERPGRFRWVYKKPYEQLIVGDGKKFWMYDADLNQVTVKKLDAALGSSPAALLSGSNEIERDFSLKDVDDRDGLEWLQATPKSAETTFQKILMAFNVKSELVVMELHDAFGHHTVLRFSGLKNNPSFGAQQFKFVPPKGADVLGE; encoded by the coding sequence ATGTTAGAAAAATCACTCATCACACTTTTATTGCTTGCATCGACAACCGCGCATGCGAGTGCCATCCAGAAGCTCCACACCTTTGTCGTGTCGACGCATTCCGCACAGGCCGACTTCACGCAGGAGGTGCTGGACAAGAACGGCAAGCGCATCCAGAGTGCTTCCGGCACCATGCAGTTCGAGCGCCCCGGACGGTTCCGCTGGGTCTATAAAAAGCCGTATGAACAGCTCATCGTCGGCGACGGCAAGAAATTCTGGATGTATGACGCCGACCTGAACCAGGTCACGGTGAAGAAACTGGATGCGGCGCTGGGCAGCAGTCCCGCTGCGCTGCTCTCGGGCAGCAACGAGATCGAACGCGACTTTTCGCTCAAGGACGTTGACGATCGCGATGGCCTGGAATGGCTGCAAGCCACTCCGAAATCGGCCGAGACGACTTTCCAGAAAATACTCATGGCGTTCAACGTTAAGTCGGAATTGGTGGTGATGGAATTGCACGATGCTTTCGGACATCACACCGTGTTGCGTTTTTCCGGCTTAAAAAACAATCCGTCTTTCGGTGCACAGCAGTTCAAATTCGTGCCGCCCAAAGGTGCGGACGTGCTGGGCGAGTAA
- a CDS encoding DNA translocase FtsK, whose product MAPPESPRPPLPERLLGLLRESRWLLLVAVALYLILILFGYDRADPSWSHSASAAVTHNPGGVLGAWLADVLLYLFGFSAWWWVTLMLQRVWAGYHRIRADSIFDQRALWVSLLGFLVLLFASSALEALRLYTWKIALPLAPGGMFGAALGGALSHALGYIGATLFLLALMVVSFSLYTGLSWLRFADWLGTVLEEAWFWARNAWQTRQDKRIGAQAMQERSVVVEEEKKRVEEHEPIHIEMPVYEVPRSARVLKEKQVSLFADMPDSDLPPLHLLDEAKQQVEVVSAETLEFTSRLIERKLKDFGVEVKVVGAYPGPVITRYEIDPAVGVKGSQITNLVRDLARALSVVSIRVVETIPGKSYMALELPNPKRQIVHLSEILGSQVYAEMHSPLTMAMGKDISGKPVVADLGKMPHVLVAGTTGSGKSVAINAMILSLLYKSTPQQVRLLLVDPKMLELSVYEGIPHLLAPVVTDMRQAASALNWGVQEMDKRYKLMSALGVRNIAGYNQQVRDAVKAGKPLTNPFTITPENPEALEELPFIVIFIDELADLMMVVGKKVEELIARLAQKARAAGIHLVLATQRPSVDVITGLIKANVPTRVAFQVSSKIDSRTILDQMGAEALLGQGDMLYLPPGSGYPQRVHGAFVSDQEVHRVAEYLKAQGQPNYVEGVLTSLDEAAEGEYDGGGGEAEVDALYDQAVEIVLKTRRPSISLVQRHLRIGYNRAARLIEAMEKAGLVSPMQSNGNREVLAPTREG is encoded by the coding sequence ATGGCGCCACCCGAAAGCCCCCGCCCGCCGTTGCCGGAAAGATTGCTCGGCCTGTTGCGCGAATCGCGCTGGCTGCTGCTGGTGGCGGTAGCGCTGTATTTGATTCTCATTCTGTTTGGTTATGACCGCGCCGATCCCTCCTGGTCGCATAGTGCGAGCGCTGCCGTCACCCACAATCCCGGCGGAGTGCTGGGCGCGTGGCTGGCGGATGTCCTGCTCTACCTGTTCGGCTTTTCTGCCTGGTGGTGGGTGACGCTGATGTTGCAGCGCGTATGGGCCGGCTATCACCGCATTCGTGCCGACAGCATTTTCGACCAGCGCGCGCTCTGGGTCTCCTTGCTGGGTTTCCTGGTGTTGCTGTTTGCCAGCAGCGCGCTGGAAGCCCTGCGCCTTTACACATGGAAAATTGCATTGCCGCTGGCACCCGGCGGCATGTTTGGTGCCGCACTGGGGGGGGCGTTGTCGCATGCCCTGGGTTATATCGGCGCCACCTTGTTTCTGCTCGCATTGATGGTGGTGAGCTTCAGTCTTTATACCGGGTTGTCCTGGTTGCGTTTTGCCGACTGGCTGGGGACGGTGCTGGAAGAGGCCTGGTTCTGGGCGCGAAATGCCTGGCAGACGCGGCAGGACAAACGCATCGGCGCGCAGGCGATGCAGGAACGCAGTGTGGTGGTCGAAGAAGAAAAAAAACGCGTGGAAGAACACGAGCCGATCCACATCGAGATGCCGGTTTACGAAGTGCCGCGCTCGGCGCGGGTGCTAAAGGAGAAGCAGGTCTCCCTGTTTGCCGATATGCCGGATTCGGATCTGCCGCCGTTGCATCTGCTGGATGAGGCAAAGCAGCAGGTCGAAGTGGTTTCCGCCGAGACGCTTGAATTCACCTCGCGCCTCATAGAACGCAAGCTCAAGGATTTCGGCGTCGAAGTCAAAGTGGTCGGTGCCTATCCCGGTCCCGTCATCACGCGCTATGAGATCGATCCCGCCGTCGGCGTAAAAGGCAGCCAGATCACCAATCTGGTGCGCGACCTGGCGCGCGCCTTGTCCGTGGTCAGCATCCGCGTGGTCGAGACCATTCCCGGCAAGAGCTACATGGCACTGGAACTGCCCAACCCGAAACGCCAGATCGTGCACCTCTCGGAAATACTCGGCTCCCAGGTCTATGCCGAAATGCATTCACCGCTGACCATGGCGATGGGCAAGGATATTTCCGGCAAACCGGTGGTCGCCGATCTGGGCAAGATGCCGCATGTGCTGGTGGCCGGTACCACGGGCTCCGGCAAGTCGGTGGCGATCAACGCCATGATCCTGAGCCTGCTATACAAGTCCACGCCGCAGCAAGTGCGCCTGCTGCTGGTCGATCCCAAGATGCTTGAGCTTTCCGTGTATGAAGGCATTCCGCACCTGTTGGCCCCCGTAGTCACCGACATGCGTCAGGCCGCATCCGCCCTCAATTGGGGTGTGCAGGAAATGGACAAGCGCTACAAGTTGATGTCCGCACTCGGCGTGCGCAACATCGCCGGCTACAACCAGCAAGTACGCGACGCTGTCAAAGCCGGAAAGCCGCTGACCAATCCGTTCACGATCACGCCGGAGAATCCGGAAGCGCTGGAAGAACTGCCGTTCATCGTTATCTTCATCGACGAACTCGCCGACCTGATGATGGTGGTGGGCAAGAAGGTGGAAGAGCTCATTGCGCGCCTGGCGCAGAAAGCGCGCGCTGCGGGCATCCACCTGGTGCTGGCGACGCAACGCCCCTCGGTCGACGTGATCACCGGGTTGATCAAGGCCAACGTACCGACGCGCGTCGCGTTCCAGGTATCGAGCAAGATCGATTCGCGCACGATTCTCGACCAGATGGGGGCGGAAGCGCTGCTGGGCCAGGGCGACATGCTCTACCTGCCGCCGGGCAGCGGCTATCCGCAGCGCGTACACGGGGCGTTCGTTTCCGACCAGGAAGTCCATCGCGTCGCCGAATATCTCAAGGCGCAGGGCCAGCCGAACTATGTCGAGGGCGTGCTGACGTCGCTGGATGAAGCGGCCGAGGGTGAATACGATGGCGGGGGAGGCGAAGCCGAGGTCGATGCGCTGTACGACCAAGCTGTGGAGATCGTGCTGAAAACGCGCCGTCCTTCCATTTCGCTCGTGCAGCGCCATCTGCGCATCGGCTACAACCGAGCCGCGCGCCTGATCGAAGCGATGGAAAAAGCCGGGCTGGTGTCTCCCATGCAAAGCAACGGCAACCGCGAAGTGCTCGCACCAACCAGAGAAGGGTAA
- a CDS encoding response regulator transcription factor, which produces MKIKVLMADDHALFRDGMHYVLQQLADEVEILDTGNFQDALQLVNDNTDIDLALLDLNMPGSEGVPSIQFFHLRYPDIPLVVVSGSDHRDDIESVMESGAMGFISKMSSSKIMLSALRMVLEGGVYLPPQLLQQAMNSVDQGETQVNKRSQRAAKFGLTSRQLEVLTFLASGLANKEISKRMNLAEGTVKIHTAAVYQALHVNSRLEAVSAARRLGFLPPAPNDSEGI; this is translated from the coding sequence ATGAAAATCAAGGTGCTGATGGCGGATGACCATGCGTTGTTCCGCGATGGCATGCACTATGTTCTGCAGCAGCTTGCTGACGAAGTCGAGATTCTTGATACCGGGAATTTCCAGGACGCATTGCAACTGGTAAATGACAATACCGACATCGATCTTGCGCTGCTCGATTTGAACATGCCCGGTAGCGAAGGTGTTCCCTCCATCCAGTTTTTTCATCTGCGCTACCCGGATATCCCGTTGGTGGTCGTCTCCGGTTCCGATCATCGCGACGACATCGAGAGCGTAATGGAATCGGGCGCGATGGGATTCATCTCCAAGATGTCGTCCAGCAAGATCATGTTGTCCGCGTTGCGCATGGTGCTGGAGGGCGGAGTCTATCTGCCTCCGCAACTCCTGCAGCAAGCGATGAACAGCGTCGACCAGGGCGAGACGCAGGTGAACAAGCGCTCGCAACGCGCTGCCAAATTCGGGCTTACCTCGCGCCAGCTCGAAGTGTTGACCTTTCTTGCCTCGGGGTTGGCGAATAAGGAGATCTCCAAAAGGATGAATTTGGCCGAGGGCACCGTGAAGATACACACTGCGGCGGTTTATCAGGCCTTGCATGTCAATTCGCGACTGGAAGCAGTCAGTGCGGCACGTCGCTTGGGATTCCTTCCGCCCGCCCCCAACGACTCCGAGGGAATTTAA
- a CDS encoding hybrid sensor histidine kinase/response regulator has product MSSLIDLLRFELDEKNLQIRAEQVRARIDSYPLMLVAELILAPMLVMLMWNKISHVVLQVWLAIVYCVHGIEYFFCRRRGTLTKTVLQNLDWDRTFRRLTALVAITWGSAGVLMFVPGDLAYQALLICVVMGMSAGAATSNPFHPPSMFIYLTIMILPLLGRLAWENDATHWILFGMLIMFFIFVLKSSLELIRTFEQSQRRRFENELLVGALLERKREAEASRQVAEQANQAKSKFLATASHDLRQPLQALRLFSDALQDTAREKDTIRLAEQIGKSVNALVDMFDDLLDVSRLDAGIVEPRKQHFMLGELFDRIYGDFAPVAQAKGLSFQLPLCIGNECGPQNVCNVAIYSDPFLLERMLRNLISNAIRYTDTGGVVVRCTCKLGMVGLEISDTGIGIRAETLPHIFEEYYQADNPHRDRRKGLGLGLSIVRRIESLLECEVRVNSTPGVGSVFSFEVPIGNAENLAQPFVITHSHYDLNGRVVALVEDDPDIREVIVDLLEQWGCKVRAGEYAEDVMRKLDIAGLRPDLLVCDFRLPYGMTAIHVIKMMREQWGNDLPAVVLTGDTASATLQEIHDSNAILLHKPIAPIRLRAMMHFALQGENQKPLPGVV; this is encoded by the coding sequence ATGAGTTCATTGATCGACCTGTTGCGGTTCGAGCTGGACGAAAAAAATCTGCAGATACGCGCGGAGCAGGTCCGGGCACGCATCGACAGTTATCCGCTGATGCTGGTTGCAGAACTGATACTGGCACCGATGCTGGTGATGCTGATGTGGAACAAGATTTCTCATGTCGTGCTACAGGTTTGGCTGGCAATAGTTTATTGCGTGCATGGAATCGAGTATTTTTTCTGCCGCCGCCGCGGCACGCTCACCAAAACCGTTTTGCAGAACCTCGACTGGGATCGCACGTTCAGGCGTTTGACCGCGCTGGTTGCAATCACATGGGGCAGTGCCGGCGTGCTGATGTTCGTCCCCGGCGACCTGGCATATCAGGCACTGCTGATCTGCGTGGTGATGGGCATGTCGGCGGGCGCGGCGACCAGCAACCCGTTCCATCCTCCGTCGATGTTCATCTACCTGACGATCATGATCCTGCCACTGCTGGGGCGGCTCGCATGGGAAAACGATGCGACGCACTGGATATTGTTCGGCATGTTGATCATGTTCTTCATTTTCGTGCTCAAGTCGTCACTCGAGTTGATCCGCACCTTCGAACAGTCGCAGCGGCGCAGGTTCGAGAATGAGCTTCTGGTGGGCGCTCTGCTGGAGCGAAAAAGGGAAGCCGAAGCTTCGCGCCAGGTGGCCGAACAGGCCAATCAGGCAAAATCGAAGTTTCTCGCGACCGCCAGTCACGACTTGCGCCAGCCTTTGCAGGCATTGCGGTTGTTCTCCGATGCCTTGCAGGATACGGCCAGGGAAAAGGATACGATCCGCCTCGCTGAACAGATCGGCAAATCGGTCAACGCCCTGGTCGATATGTTTGATGACCTGCTGGATGTATCGCGTCTGGACGCGGGTATTGTTGAGCCGCGCAAGCAGCATTTCATGCTGGGGGAGTTGTTCGACCGGATATACGGCGACTTTGCTCCGGTCGCACAGGCTAAAGGACTGAGTTTTCAATTGCCCCTCTGCATCGGCAACGAGTGCGGCCCGCAAAACGTATGCAATGTGGCGATCTATAGCGACCCTTTCCTGCTGGAACGCATGCTGCGCAACCTTATTTCCAATGCCATTCGTTATACCGATACCGGCGGCGTAGTCGTTCGCTGTACCTGCAAGCTAGGGATGGTTGGTCTTGAAATTTCCGACACCGGCATCGGTATCCGGGCAGAAACTTTGCCCCACATCTTCGAGGAATATTATCAGGCCGACAATCCGCACCGGGACCGGCGCAAAGGACTGGGGCTGGGTTTGTCCATCGTGCGCCGGATCGAGAGTCTTCTGGAATGCGAAGTGCGGGTCAATTCGACGCCAGGGGTCGGGTCGGTATTCAGTTTCGAGGTTCCGATAGGCAATGCCGAAAACCTGGCACAACCTTTCGTCATCACCCATTCACACTACGACTTGAACGGTCGTGTCGTGGCGCTGGTAGAAGACGATCCGGATATCCGCGAAGTGATTGTCGACCTCCTGGAGCAATGGGGATGCAAGGTGCGGGCCGGAGAGTATGCCGAAGATGTCATGCGCAAGCTGGATATCGCCGGATTGCGGCCCGATTTGCTGGTGTGCGATTTCCGCCTGCCCTACGGCATGACGGCCATCCATGTCATCAAAATGATGCGTGAACAATGGGGCAATGATTTGCCGGCAGTGGTATTGACAGGCGATACCGCCAGCGCAACCCTGCAAGAGATACATGACAGCAACGCGATCCTGCTGCACAAGCCGATCGCGCCGATACGCTTGCGGGCGATGATGCATTTTGCCCTGCAAGGTGAAAACCAGAAGCCATTGCCTGGAGTGGTATGA
- a CDS encoding SCO family protein — protein MSLRNLLLFLLLSLLAACGEQTLPSPFQAGDVSAKYAQADFHLNDATTGKPVSREDFRGKVVVLFFGYTHCPQVCPTELAELAQMMRKLGKDADRVQVLFITLDPERDTPELLAKYPAAFYPTFKGLSGDSAATAQVAKAFGVTYEKQPNKNGGYDLDHSAGTYFIAPRGRPILLSPFWQHSDMWVQDVRLLLAFR, from the coding sequence ATGTCCCTGCGTAACCTGTTGCTGTTCTTGTTGCTGTCCCTGCTTGCCGCGTGCGGCGAGCAGACCCTGCCCTCCCCGTTCCAGGCCGGCGACGTGAGTGCCAAGTATGCACAAGCGGATTTTCATCTGAACGATGCCACCACCGGCAAGCCGGTCAGTCGGGAGGATTTTCGCGGCAAGGTCGTGGTGCTGTTCTTCGGGTATACGCATTGCCCGCAGGTGTGCCCGACCGAACTCGCGGAACTGGCGCAGATGATGCGCAAACTGGGGAAAGATGCAGACAGGGTGCAGGTGCTGTTCATCACGCTCGACCCGGAACGCGATACACCGGAACTGCTGGCGAAATATCCGGCGGCGTTCTATCCGACTTTCAAGGGACTGTCAGGCGATAGTGCGGCAACCGCGCAGGTGGCGAAGGCATTCGGCGTGACTTACGAGAAACAACCGAACAAGAACGGCGGTTACGATCTGGATCATTCTGCCGGGACCTATTTCATTGCGCCCAGGGGCCGCCCGATCCTGCTGTCGCCGTTCTGGCAACATTCCGACATGTGGGTGCAGGACGTCAGGTTATTGCTGGCATTCAGATGA